DNA from Hippoglossus hippoglossus isolate fHipHip1 chromosome 1, fHipHip1.pri, whole genome shotgun sequence:
CGTGGTTTCAAGGGtttattatttacagtccaCAGCGAGAGTTGCTTTGTTTGTGATTGTTGTCGTCGACTCCGGTGCTCTCAGACAGTACCTCGTGGTCCAGGGTGTTAAAGTGAGTCCCAGCGGCGTCCTGGGGATTCCTGCCACGCCGACACGGGAAGCACAGGATCTCCTTGAAGGTCCTCCGCATGTCCTTGTCCCTGAAGCAGTAGATGATGGGGTTGACGAAGGAGTTGCACTCGGCCAGCACCAGGAAGTACTTCTCGAAGCGCAGCACCTCACACTTATCGCAGCCCAAGCCGTcgagcagcagcaccaccaggcCGGGCGTCCAGCAGATCACAAAACAGCCTggagagggaggatgggaggagcGTCATGGAGGGCACATAAGGTCATTACAAGACTGGTGATAACACTGGAAATCAACGAGAAAAGTTGAAGGAGTTTCACAGataaagaaggagaggaaagaaaatgaacagagTTGTAAAGAATGTGGAGaagtaaggggggggggggggggggggggggataggcaacagagagagagggaatgtACTGTAAATTCCTCTGAAGACAATGTgcctgtgcgcacacacacacacacacacacacacacacacacacacacacacacacacacacacacacacacacacacacacacacacacacacacacacacacacacacacacacacacacacacacacacacacacacacacacacaactaaggCAACATCCACACTgacaatctctgtccacacaagcattaTCTTAATCCTTGTCTACACTAACgcgcatatcacatgaccactaaTGTTTCCTGGGCATGTGCGTGTCGGCGTTAACGGGAACTGTCGCAGATCGCTCGAATAACAGCTTCACACATGCtaacagttgtatcattgtaaaatcaAGGATTTAACTGCACTGCAGCTGTGAGCGAAGACAACAACACTTTTACTGGATTCCTGTGTCGTGCACTGGCAGCCAAGGGATAGGGATAGGGGTCATGTGATCAAATCAAAACATAGCAGTGTGGCTGTAGCTCACATGCTCAACCCTTACACTGACCTAATACCAACACTAACCATGAGGAAAAACCACAATGTCCTCACCCTGCAAGGTCtataggctcaaaatggtcctcacaaagatatacaagtacaagtacacaagaacacacagtcacacatgcatGTGGACTGAGTATAGTCTGTATGATCATGTTCCATTATGATAATACCGTATTAGGCAGCAGAGGAATTCATTATGTACACACATTCTCAGCAGGTCCAGCATAGGTACGAGCATGTGGAAGCTGAAGCTAAAAGATGGAGATGTGACGATACtgtgataacacacacacacacacacacacacacacacacacacacacacacacacacacacacacacacacacacacacacacacacacacacacacacacacacacacacacacacacacacacacacacacacacacacacacacacacacacacacacgtgtgcgtTCCTTAGCTCCGGACCCAATATTTAACTGTTGCTTTCACGTTTAACTTCTAGTCTTTACACCAAAATAGCAATTTGAAGACGTGGTTATCGGACAAAATGTTCCCTCTTTGCTAAAATGTCCCGTGCGCTCAAGGTCAAACCGTCAAGCTGGTCCTCACAACCATACAAGTACATGACTCCACACCCGCTGTGTGGTGTCTTACTCCTACAGGAGAGGAGCTGTTTTCTGTCACAGTAACACAACTATGCAGCTCCCTGTCAGGACATGCTCACGcttctcctcaccctcctcacatGCCGGAGGTGCTGAACCCTGGCTGCTGAGCGACGGCAGAAAGACgtgtaacattttaaaaaactgttgagGAATTTAATCAAAAGTTCAAAATgcgagtgcagcagcagcagaggaggccgggaagaagaggagagaggagagaacggCCAGTTCGGCAAACAATGAGGAATCGGTGGGAGAAAGAGGGAAGCAGCGAATGTGTGTTGGGGGAGTTGAACAAGTAAAGACAAGCTGAGAGGAGCCTGAACGGCGGTGGAGTCagtcagaggtggaggaggtggaggaggaggaggaggctctggGTATTTTCTGCAGATTTATTCTGGGAAGATTCAAGGGAGGATTTCCCTGGAAGTCGCTCGAATCTCTTGTGAAATGagcaaaatgaataaaatgtacaagAAGCATCACACTGGACCCGAAATGTTTTCTCTATTATTTATCAGTTGGCCGATAAAAATCTGCCGATAGGAGcctttcacaaacacatgagtGTTGACATTCACTGCTCGCAGATATGAAACCTTTTGTTTATATGATACATAAAAAAGGATTTTCTTGATTTAGGTTtttgcttgtatttgtgttttcttactcCACCAAGGACGTAAACAGacacgtgtttgtttgtcagcaagattgggccaattattcattttaaaaatatatgctTTCAAGTGGACTGCTgccaaacaacattttattgtgttaGAAAGATGCACAGTGACAATAAACCTGAAAACCCACTGGCCAGAATTCAACTAAactgggtggaaggatggaacatgggccaagatagaacccattaaatgttgacGTTGATTTCCAGGGGAATTATTCATGGTTCATGAATCGTAGAagaccaaaaaaacaaaaccatcagGCACATTGAGTGAACTGATATCTGGGAACGTGTGAACTTTAGGGAGGCTTGATTAAAGTTACTGCTGGGTCCTGGGGGAGGAATGCACTCTACTGAGCACCATTCTAGTTTTGTTTGTGCATCTCTTGCAGGTTTTAAAGGGGGAGAGAGCTCTGCTGGTATTTCCATGCACCACTGAGACACATTAACTCAGTCAGAGTCAATGaatgaagatgtttttctaactttttccaacacattttttaaatcccccacccccccgagCTCTACGGAATTCcattcatttttcacatttttactgacTAACAAAGAAAATTCATGACTAACATTTCcctttttcagtttgtttactTAAACAGGAAACTGTGTCCCCACACAGATTGAAAACACAGTCTGACAGTtgacagcagagaaaacagatgtTGTCATTTCAAACGTACTGAAGGAGTAGAAAGAAATAACGGCTGATTAGAATTTCCCAGAAGTTTGGTTGATTAGAAATTCTTGACGTCAGTTTTGGTAACTTTCCTTTTTACCACCAACTCCTTGATGTgtgcatgcagtgtgtgtgcgtgtgtgcgtgcgtgtgtgtgtgcgtgtccctCACCCAGGATCATGGAGACGGTCTTCATCAGGTTGAACACCGTCTCTCGGTGTCTCATCTGGGACGTGTGCTGTGACATCTGCTTGCTCTTGTGCCTGACGTAGAGAAAGATGCGGGTGTAGACGGCCACCATGATGGAGAAGGTCAGGAGATTGAGGACGCCCCAGAAGACCAGGTAGCTGCGGCTGTACAGCGGCGCCATGGTGGAGCAGTTGGGCAGGTCGCAGAGGCAGTGCCAGCCCATGGTGGGGACCAGGCCCATGATTATCGCCACCAGCCATATGAACACCATGATGATGAAGACCCGCCGCTTGCTCATCTTGCTGTGCAGCTGCATGTTGAAGATGGTTTGGTGACGCTCCACGGCCACGGCCAGCAGGTTGAGGACCGAGGCCGTCAGACTGGTGTCGATCAGCCCCTGTCGCACAAACCACTGGTACTTGGACAGTTTGATGGTCCAGGGACCAGTGTGAAACATCAGGTGGAGGTAGGAGATACCTGCGAGGAGAAGAGGGACGACTCCATTACAGAGAAATCTTACACAGAGCGACAAGTCCTTGCAACATAAACCTTTTCCTCTGCGTTTGGGCCTCTCGCCTTTTTAATGCAAGTCATTAAATAACAGCTGACTGGCTATCGGAAGTTTTCTGGATAAATCAAGAGTGCAAGACGTTCGGAGCCGGGTCCTTTCCCAGCTGGCCAGTGGGCTTCTTTGTTTGCCATTCGAGATGAGAGATTGTTAATCTTTTGGATGATAACATTGTTTGGTGACACCTAGAGTTTGCTGAAAGAAGAGGCAgcttgtttttttagttttttttttaaacttagaTAAATGtaactctgtttttctttgttcaatttatttgtttgatttaaaaaacagca
Protein-coding regions in this window:
- the lpar2b gene encoding lysophosphatidic acid receptor 2b, which codes for MDTLTDDEEGCYRDRNVTFFYEKSGKNISAHWRDRDYVIVSMGMAVCFIVIFSNLLVIGAILKNRRFHFPIYYLLGNLALSDLFSGISYLHLMFHTGPWTIKLSKYQWFVRQGLIDTSLTASVLNLLAVAVERHQTIFNMQLHSKMSKRRVFIIMVFIWLVAIIMGLVPTMGWHCLCDLPNCSTMAPLYSRSYLVFWGVLNLLTFSIMVAVYTRIFLYVRHKSKQMSQHTSQMRHRETVFNLMKTVSMILGCFVICWTPGLVVLLLDGLGCDKCEVLRFEKYFLVLAECNSFVNPIIYCFRDKDMRRTFKEILCFPCRRGRNPQDAAGTHFNTLDHETYRSRSEMPIQRGNGTRLIQKGSEDAPTSSDNWS